The Aquidulcibacter paucihalophilus genome has a window encoding:
- a CDS encoding MlaD family protein, whose protein sequence is MERDAHYAAVGIATIALLAAAVVFAMWLARLSFNNDYDVYDIVFYGPVRGLSEGGEVHFNGIRVGEVTDLNLDPDKGDQVIARIRVDATTPVRVTSRAQLEPQGITGLNYIQITAGNPQSAILKEQYPDNVVPVIQSQPSPIAELLSGSGTVLAQTVDALNRINRVLSDDNVRSFSTSLKNIESLTTELEARKGMLEQLEQALTKANAAVGEFEALAASTRGIIEGDGREAVANINAAAEEARAAVASINRTATNVEGPMNEFATTGLPQLQQSIQGLEDATRSLEGLIDEVRSSPRDFISRPPTKELEVQP, encoded by the coding sequence ATGGAACGAGACGCCCACTACGCCGCCGTCGGCATCGCCACCATCGCCCTTCTGGCGGCGGCGGTGGTGTTCGCCATGTGGCTGGCCCGCCTGTCCTTCAACAACGACTACGATGTCTATGACATCGTCTTCTACGGCCCCGTGCGCGGCCTCTCGGAAGGCGGCGAGGTGCATTTCAACGGCATCCGCGTCGGCGAGGTCACCGATCTGAATCTCGACCCTGACAAGGGCGACCAGGTCATCGCCCGCATCCGCGTCGACGCGACCACGCCGGTCCGCGTCACCTCGCGCGCCCAGCTGGAGCCGCAGGGCATTACCGGCCTGAACTATATCCAGATCACCGCCGGCAATCCGCAGAGCGCCATTCTCAAGGAGCAGTATCCGGACAATGTGGTGCCTGTGATCCAGAGCCAGCCGTCGCCGATCGCCGAGCTGCTCAGCGGCTCCGGCACGGTGCTGGCACAGACGGTGGATGCCTTGAACCGGATTAATCGGGTGCTGTCGGACGACAATGTGCGTTCGTTCTCCACCAGCCTGAAGAATATCGAGTCCCTGACCACCGAGCTGGAAGCCCGCAAGGGCATGCTGGAACAGCTGGAACAGGCACTGACCAAGGCCAATGCCGCGGTGGGTGAGTTTGAGGCCCTGGCGGCCAGCACCCGCGGCATCATCGAGGGCGACGGGCGCGAGGCCGTGGCCAACATCAACGCCGCTGCCGAAGAGGCGCGCGCGGCGGTGGCCTCGATCAACCGTACGGCCACCAACGTCGAAGGCCCCATGAACGAGTTCGCCACCACGGGCCTGCCGCAGCTGCAGCAGTCGATCCAGGGACTGGAAGACGCCACTCGGTCACTCGAAGGACTGATCGACGAGGTCCGCTCCAGCCCCCGTGATTTCATCAGCCGCCCGCCGACCAAGGAACTGGAGGTCCAACCTTGA
- a CDS encoding ABC transporter ATP-binding protein, whose amino-acid sequence MTAAHTPAAPATAPENLIEVRGLLSQFGERVIHQDLDLTLERGEVLGVVGGSGTGKTVLLNSIIGLKEPEGGTVSILGYDRATMTEADEADVQRRTGILFQQGALFSSLSVIDNVASPLVEHTGLSADVIRELAEMKIAMVGLKPEAHHLKPAELSGGMRKRVGLARALALDPELLFLDEPTAGLDPIGAAAFDSLIRQLSDDLGLTVFMITHDLDSLYAITDKVAVLAEKGIVAKATVQELERSDHPWIREYFLGPRGRAADKAA is encoded by the coding sequence GTGACCGCCGCCCATACGCCGGCGGCTCCGGCCACAGCCCCGGAAAACCTCATCGAGGTTCGCGGCCTGCTCAGCCAGTTCGGCGAACGCGTCATCCACCAGGACCTCGACCTGACGCTTGAGCGCGGTGAAGTGCTCGGCGTGGTCGGTGGTTCGGGCACGGGCAAGACCGTGCTCCTTAACTCGATCATCGGCCTGAAGGAGCCCGAGGGCGGAACGGTCAGCATCCTCGGCTATGACCGGGCGACCATGACGGAGGCCGACGAGGCGGATGTCCAGCGGCGCACCGGCATCCTGTTCCAGCAGGGCGCCCTGTTCTCGTCCCTGAGCGTCATCGACAACGTCGCCTCGCCCCTGGTCGAGCACACCGGCCTGTCGGCGGACGTGATCCGTGAACTGGCCGAGATGAAGATCGCCATGGTCGGGCTGAAGCCTGAAGCCCACCATCTGAAGCCGGCCGAACTGTCGGGCGGGATGCGCAAGCGCGTCGGGCTGGCCCGCGCACTGGCGCTGGATCCGGAGCTGCTGTTCCTCGACGAGCCCACGGCCGGGCTCGACCCGATCGGCGCCGCGGCCTTCGACTCCCTCATCCGTCAGCTATCAGATGACCTCGGCCTGACGGTGTTCATGATAACCCACGACCTCGACAGCCTCTACGCCATCACCGACAAGGTTGCGGTGCTGGCCGAGAAAGGGATCGTCGCCAAGGCGACGGTTCAGGAACTCGAGCGTTCAGACCATCCCTGGATCAGGGAATATTTCCTTGGGCCGCGCGGTCGCGCAGCCGACAAGGCCGCCTGA